A single Perognathus longimembris pacificus isolate PPM17 chromosome 17, ASM2315922v1, whole genome shotgun sequence DNA region contains:
- the Rasd1 gene encoding dexamethasone-induced Ras-related protein 1 isoform X2: MKLAAMIKKMCPSDSELSIPAKNCYRMVILGSSKVGKTAIVSRFLTGRFEDTYTPTIEDFHRKFYSIRGEVYQLDILDTSGNHPFPAMRRLSILTDPGHQVVPQEQNQGERGRAAGHLREQRGQGLLPRGGAARDRAAGGRRPPALRLLRDLG, translated from the exons ATGAAACTGGCCGCGATGATCAAGAAGATGTGTCCGAGCGACTCCGAACTGAGTATCCCGGCTAAGAACTGCTACCGCATGGTCATCCTCGGCTCGTCCAAGGTGGGCAAGACGGCCATCGTGTCGCGCTTCCTCACGGGCCGCTTCGAGGACACCTACACGCCCACCATCGAGGACTTCCACCGCAAGTTCTACTCCATTCGCGGCGAGGTCTACCAGCTGGACATCTTGGACACGTCCGGCAACCACCCGTTCCCGGCCATGCGGCGTCTCTCCATCCTCACAG ATCCTGGACACCAAGTCGTGCCTCAAGAACAAAACCAAGGAGAACGTGGACGTGCCGCTGGTCATCTGCGGGAACAAAGGGGACAGGGACTTCTACCGCGAGGTGGAGCAGCGCGAGATCGAGCAGCTGGTGGGCGACGACCCCCAGCGCTGCGCTTACTTCGAGATCTCGGCTAA
- the Rasd1 gene encoding dexamethasone-induced Ras-related protein 1 isoform X1, translated as MKLAAMIKKMCPSDSELSIPAKNCYRMVILGSSKVGKTAIVSRFLTGRFEDTYTPTIEDFHRKFYSIRGEVYQLDILDTSGNHPFPAMRRLSILTGDVFILVFSLDNRDSFEEVQRLKQQILDTKSCLKNKTKENVDVPLVICGNKGDRDFYREVEQREIEQLVGDDPQRCAYFEISAKKNSSLDQMFRALFAMAKLPSEMSPDLHRKVSVQYCDVLHKKALRNKKLLRAGSGGGGDPGDAFGIVAPFARRPSVHSDLMYIREKASGGGQAKDKERCVIS; from the exons ATGAAACTGGCCGCGATGATCAAGAAGATGTGTCCGAGCGACTCCGAACTGAGTATCCCGGCTAAGAACTGCTACCGCATGGTCATCCTCGGCTCGTCCAAGGTGGGCAAGACGGCCATCGTGTCGCGCTTCCTCACGGGCCGCTTCGAGGACACCTACACGCCCACCATCGAGGACTTCCACCGCAAGTTCTACTCCATTCGCGGCGAGGTCTACCAGCTGGACATCTTGGACACGTCCGGCAACCACCCGTTCCCGGCCATGCGGCGTCTCTCCATCCTCACAG GAGACGTCTTCATCCTGGTGTTCAGCCTAGATAACCGCGACTCCTTCGAGGAGGTGCAAAGACTCAAACAGCAGATCCTGGACACCAAGTCGTGCCTCAAGAACAAAACCAAGGAGAACGTGGACGTGCCGCTGGTCATCTGCGGGAACAAAGGGGACAGGGACTTCTACCGCGAGGTGGAGCAGCGCGAGATCGAGCAGCTGGTGGGCGACGACCCCCAGCGCTGCGCTTACTTCGAGATCTCGGCTAAGAAGAACAGCAGCCTGGACCAGATGTTCCGCGCGCTCTTCGCCATGGCTAAGCTGCCGAGCGAGATGAGCCCGGACCTGCACCGCAAGGTGTCGGTGCAGTACTGCGACGTGCTGCACAAGAAGGCCCTGCGGAACAAGAAGCTGCTGCGggcgggcagcggcggcggcggcgaccccGGGGACGCCTTCGGCATCGTGGCCCCCTTCGCGCGTAGGCCCAGCGTGCACAGCGACCTCATGTACATCCGAGAGAAGGCCAGCGGCGGCGGCCAGGCCAAGGACAAGGAGCGCTGCGTCATCAGCTAG